A single region of the Ctenopharyngodon idella isolate HZGC_01 chromosome 21, HZGC01, whole genome shotgun sequence genome encodes:
- the LOC127503251 gene encoding endoplasmic reticulum metallopeptidase 1, whose protein sequence is MERDSAVRRIRAQQNQQKQPDSRDEAAALNGFQSRKHKPEVSTQLLGESSALILLLGFVCLLWVLVLISVQQLIISSSGQFNSVRARKHLERITSVGPRTVGSPENEITTVNYLLDQIEQIRSVTKTGPHSITVDVQRPTGSFSIDFLGGFTSYYDRVTNIAVKLEPKTSAQHFMLANCHFDSVANSPGASDDAVSCSVMLEVLHSLANLSTPLKHGVIFLFNGAEENILQASHGFITQHPWAQQVRAFVNLEAAGVGGKEVVFQTGPENPWLVQAYVQAAVHPFASVVGQEVFQSGVIPSDTDFRIYRDFGNIPGIDLAFIENGFIYHTKYDTPERIHTDSIQRAGDNILSVLKHLVMSDELADSSQYRHGNMVFFDLLGVTVVAYPARVGTIINYMAAVATAIYLGKKCMLTSNVGGRYTRDLACAACLVVLSWFVTLLTVLIVALLVTLTGRSMFWYTHFYAAVCLYGSVAAGKILLIHTLAKNLYYRSVSRVDLAELFFDVSLLLWCCVLLFLTQRGLCSAYVPMMMVVFPLASKLLLRKHFRARGASLQYSVLYLMGLTVPYVHIMFLIWVVFEIFTPILGRSGTEIPTDVILASIVTLATVILSSYFMHFIYLSRSTKRILAGLGSVFTVMFVLVCCGLFFPYSADPSSPRPKRVFVQHTTRRIHALDGSLQSSDSGLWINSLDYTGMQHITPHIPQINDSIRMRCQDQMPYCGFPWFLPVKFLVKKNWYLPAPEVSPEAPLEFQLLSRQETEWGSVKMTFEVKGPTHMSLYLLPHAGASLSGWSFGDGTPQFDLSGEYFIFYSHGLDAPAWNFWFEIQPPKSSDASPDEGLISLAISAHYFSGPDRRTEQLESLLKRFPAWAFPSSWVSTYHMYRY, encoded by the exons aTGGAGAGAGACTCTGCAGTCCGCAGAATCAGAGCCCAGCAGAACCAACAGAAGCAGCCGGACAGTCGCGATGAGGCGGCCGCGCTGAATGGGTTCCAGAGCCGCAAACACAAACCGGAAGTGAGCACGCAGCTGCTGGGCGAGAGTTCCGCTTTGATTCTGCTGCTCGGGTTCGTGTGTCTGCTGTGGGTTCTGGTTCTGATCTCAGTCCAGCAGctcatcatcagcagcagcgGACAGTTCAACTCCGTCCGGGCCAG GAAGCATTTGGAGCGGATCACCAGTGTCGGACCGCGGACCGTCGGGAGCCCAGAGAACGAGATCACCACGGTCAACTACCTGCTGGATCAGATCGAGCAGATCCGGTCTGTGACCAAAACTGGACCTCACTCTATCACGGTGGACGTCCAGCGGCCCACCGGCTCCTTCAGCATCGACTTCCTCGGTGGCTTCACCAGCTACTACGACCGTGTGACCAACATCGCTGTCAAACTAGAGCCGAAGACCAGCGCGCAGCACTTCATGCTCGCAAACTGCCACTTCGATTCGGTGGCCAACAGCCCGG gagcCAGTGATGACGCTGTCAGCTGCTCGGTGATGCTCGAGGTTTTACATTCTCTGGCGAATCTCTCCACACCGCTTAAACATGGCGTCATCTTCCTGTTCAACGGGGCAGAGGAGAACATCCTGCAG gcGAGTCACGGCTTCATTACCCAGCATCCCTGGGCTCAGCAGGTGCGAGCGTTTGTGAACCTGGAGGCGGCAGGAGTGGGAGGGAAAGAGGTGGTGTTTCAGACAG gtCCAGAGAACCCGTGGCTTGTCCAGGCATACGTCCAAGCTGCGGTCCACCCGTTCGCCTCAGTGGTCGGTCAGGAGGTTTTCCAGAGTGGAGTCATTCCCTCAGACACAGACTTCCGCATCTACAGGGACTTCGGGAATATTCCTG GAATTGATCTTGCGTTCATTGAGAACGGTTTCATCTATCACACTAAATATGACACTCCGGAGCGAATCCACACTGACTCCATCCAGAGAGCAG GTGACAACATCCTGTCTGTACTCAAACACCTGGTGATGTCAGATGAGCTGGCAGATTCCTCGCAGTATCGCCATGGTAACATGGTGTTCTTCGACCTGCTGGGAGTTACGGTGGTGGCGTATCCCGCTCGCGTCGGCACCATCATCAACTACATGGCAGCCGTCGCCACGGCGATCTACCTGGGCAAGAAATGCATGTTGACCAGCAATGTGG GCGGCCGGTACACACGTGATCTGGCGTGTGCGGCGTGTTTGGTGGTCCTGAGCTGGTTCGTGACTCTTCTGACGGTTCTGATCGTGGCTTTGCTTGTCACGCTGACGGGTCGCTCCATGTTCTGGTACACTCACTTTTACGCCGCCGTCTGTCTGTACGGATCCGTCGCCGCCGGCAAGATCCTGCTGATCCACACGCTGGCCAAGAACCTGTACTACAGG agcGTGAGTCGCGTGGATCTGGCCGAGCTCTTCTTCGACGTCAGTCTGCTGTTGTGGTGTTGTGTGCTGCTCTTCCTCACTCAGCGCGGCTTGTGTTCAGCGTACGTGCCCATGATGATGGTGGTGTTTCCGCTCGCCAGCAAACTGCTGCTCAGAAAACACTTCAgagccagag gtgcgTCTCTGCAGTACTCCGTCCTGTACCTGATGGGTCTCACCGTGCCATATGTCCACATCATGTTCCTCATCTGGGTGGTTTTTGAGATCTTTACACCCATCCTGGGCCGAAGCGGAACCGAAATCCCAACCGATGTCATCCTGGCATCAATTGTTACCCTGGCAACCGTCATTCTATCTTCCTATTTT atgCATTTCATCTATCTGTCCCGCAGTACGAAGCGGATCTTGGCTGGTCTGGGGTCAGTGTTCACAGTGATGTTTGTTCTGGTCTGCTGTGGTCTGTTCTTCCCGTACTCTGCTGACCCGTCCAGCCCGCGACCCAAACGAGTGTTTGTCCAG CACACCACACGCAGGATCCACGCGCTGGACGGATCGCTGCAGAGCTCCGACTCCGGCTTATGGATCAACAGTCTGGATTACACCGGCATGCAGCACATCACTCCACATATCCCACAGATCAACGACAGCATCCGCATGCGCTGTCAGGACCAAATGCCTTACTGCGGCTTCCCATGGTTCCTCCCGGTCAAGTTCCTGGTCAA GAAGAACTGGTATCTTCCGGCTCCTGAAGTCTCTCCCGAAGCTCCGCTGGAGTTCCAGCTCTTATCCAGACAGGAGACCGAATGGGGAAGTGTTAAAATGACCTTTGAGGTCAAAG GTCCGACTCACATGTCTCTGTACCTGCTTCCTCACGCCGGCGCGTCTCTAAGCGGCTGGTCATTCGGCGACGGGACGCCGCAGTTCGACCTCAGCGGAGAGTACTTTATATTTTACTCTCACGGTCTCGACGCTCCTGCCTGGAACTTCTGGTTTGAGATCCAG CCGCCCAAGTCCTCAGACGCGTCTCCTGACGAGGGCTTGATCTCTCTGGCCATCTCCGCTCATTATTTCTCCGGTCCGGACCGGCGAACGGAGCAGCTGGAGTCCTTACTGAAGAGATTCCCGGCCTGGGCGTTCCCGTCTTCATGGGTCAGCACGTACCACATGTACAGATACTGA